In Aspergillus luchuensis IFO 4308 DNA, chromosome 1, nearly complete sequence, the following are encoded in one genomic region:
- the DPH2 gene encoding 2-(3-amino-3-carboxypropyl)histidine synthase subunit 1/2 (BUSCO:EOG09262SI7;~COG:J;~EggNog:ENOG410PH60;~InterPro:IPR016435,IPR042263,IPR010014,IPR042265, IPR042264;~PFAM:PF01866;~go_process: GO:0017183 - peptidyl-diphthamide biosynthetic process from peptidyl-histidine [Evidence IEA]): MGADMEAAPVLSTPDDRILEEAAAAVPNRSGPVSDEEIAITYDIERTLKEIRQARYKRIALQFPDDMLPDAPRVFQLLSRGLDSTTTTTTTREGARGENAGTEEEGKDLAESVAQLKVDEAEPAPRLYILADTSYGTCCVDEVAAEHVDADVVVHYGRSCLSPTARLPVIYVFTHKELALEKVVRAFKETYPELDTKVVLAADVTYCDHVPALYEALVKEGYTNLFATEVLHDPSSAIPNRTVPETVRESPESLAEWQLFHISDPPTALLLTLASRVAAIYIYPTDKPGQDVKPLPASTAAALRRRYAILTSLNTAPIFGILVNTLSVKNYLHIVDHVRERIAAAGKKSYLFVVGKLNAAKVANFSEIGGWVVIGCWESSLVDSRDFWKPVITPFELELTLKGDTERVWTGAWQSDFQTVLDQSAAEAENGDASTNDAANGEDEDEMSEPESAPPEFDLRTGRYVSHSRPMRNPAPRVSASGEEGAASSASAGGPSAARALARRAKGELAMIGGTISPGAEFLRSQRTWKGLGSDFDIQYEEEDAKDSTLVVEGRKGIARGYTVGETIERH; the protein is encoded by the coding sequence atgggcGCCGATATGGAGGCCGCCCCGGTCCTCTCCACCCCGGACGACCGCAtcctcgaagaagcagcagcagccgtccCGAACCGCAGCGGTCCGGTCTCCGACGAAGAAATCGCCATCACATATGACATTGAACGCACGCTGAAGGAGATCCGCCAGGCGCGGTATAAGCGCATCGCGCTGCAGTTTCCGGATGATATGCTCCCGGATGCGCCGAGGGTGTTTCAGCTTTTGAGTAGGGGGTTGgattctactactactactacgacgacGCGAGAGGGTGCTCGTGGGGAGAATGCGGggacggaggaagaagggaaggatcTGGCTGAGTCGGTGGCTCAGTTGAAGGTGGATGAGGCTGAGCCTGCGCCTAGGCTGTATATCCTGGCCGATACGTCCTACGGAACTTGCTGCGTGGATGAGGTGGCGGCGGAGCATGTGGATGCCGATGTGGTCGTGCATTACGGCCGGTCGTGTTTGTCGCCGACGGCGAGACTTCCTGTGATTTATGTGTTTACGCATAAGGAGCTGGcattggagaaggtggtgcGTGCGTTCAAGGAGACGTATCCGGAATTGGATACGAAGGTTGTTTTGGCCGCTGATGTGACTTATTGTGATCATGTCCCTGCGCTGTATGAGGCTTTGGTGAAGGAGGGGTATACGAATTTGTTTGCGACGGAGGTGCTTCATGACCCTTCGTCGGCTATTCCGAACCGGACGGTGCCGGAGACGGTGCGTGAGAGCCCTGAGTCTCTGGCTGAGTGGCAGCTTTTCCATATTTCTGATCCGCCTACGGCGCTGCTGCTTACCCTTGCTTCTCGCGTGGCGgctatctatatctatcctACGGATAAGCCGGGCCAGGATGTTAAGCCCCTGCCTGCGTCTACGGCTGCTGCCTTGCGTCGTCGCTATGCTATCCTGACGTCCTTGAATACCGCCCCGATCTTTGGTATCCTGGTCAACACGTTGAGTGTGAAGAATTACCTGCATATTGTGGATCATGTTCGAGAGAGGATTGCAGCGGCCGGGAAGAAGAGTTATCTGTTTGTGGTGGGCAAGTTGAATGCGGCCAAGGTGGCCAACTTCAGTGAGATCGGTGGCTGGGTGGTCATCGGGTGCTGGGAAAGCTCGCTCGTTGATAGTCGCGATTTCTGGAAGCCGGTTATCACGCCGTTTGAGTTGGAGCTTACCCTGAAGGGGGATACGGAGCGGGTCTGGACGGGAGCCTGGCAGAGTGACTTCCAAACGGTCCTGGATCAGtctgctgctgaggcggaGAATGGAGATGCGTCGACGAATGATGCTGCGAacggggaggatgaggatgagatgtCCGAGCCCGAGTCGGCTCCGCCAGAATTCGACTTGCGCACTGGCCGGTATGTCTCGCATTCCCGGCCCATGCGAAACCCTGCACCCCGCGTTTCTGCctcaggagaagaaggtgctgCCTCGTCAGCATCAGCTGGAGGTCCATCCGCAGCGCGAGCTCTGGCCAGACGGGCCAAAGGGGAGCTGGCGATGATCGGCGGAACCATCTCCCCTGGAGCGGAGTTCCTTCGGTCGCAACGGACGTGGAAGGGGCTGGGCAGTGATTTCGATATCCagtacgaggaggaggatgccaAGGATAGCacgctggtggtggaagggcGCAAGGGTATTGCAAGGGGATATACGGTGGGAGAAACAATAGAGCGACACTAG